A stretch of Aristophania vespae DNA encodes these proteins:
- the tyrS gene encoding tyrosine--tRNA ligase, with product MTFDFSPKSSFLQEAKARGMIFQCTDPQGLDEALLAGPITAYIGFDPTADSLHIGNALSIMMLRLLQKHGHRPIALMGGGTAKIGDPSFRDEARSLISAETIAHNLAGIELSLKQFLNIDGQKVVLANNADWLDRLSYLELLQDVGVQFSVSRMLSFESVKQRLDREQGLTFLEFNYSILQAYDFRELNRRHKAVLQMGGSDQWGNIVSGIDLARRTDNAKLFGLTTPLVTTSSGAKMGKSAKGALWVRAEKLPIFDYWQFWRNTEDADVGRFLKMFTDLPVEECERLGSLEGADINEAKKILATEATAICHGREAADEAAQAAKRIFEQGALQAALPEKQLEKSLFSESGLPAFRLLTEAGLANSGGEARRLIRGGGARLNDQAIEDENLIITKDYFQDNVLKLSSGKKKHILIRLI from the coding sequence ATGACGTTTGATTTCTCGCCCAAAAGCTCTTTTTTACAAGAAGCTAAAGCCAGGGGCATGATCTTCCAATGTACTGATCCTCAGGGCCTTGATGAGGCACTGCTTGCTGGGCCGATTACGGCTTATATTGGTTTCGACCCAACGGCTGATTCTTTGCATATTGGCAATGCTTTATCGATTATGATGCTGCGCCTACTGCAAAAACATGGACATCGCCCCATTGCGCTCATGGGGGGTGGTACAGCGAAAATAGGTGACCCCTCTTTCCGTGATGAAGCCCGTTCGCTTATCTCGGCAGAAACAATTGCCCATAATCTTGCTGGCATTGAGCTTTCTCTTAAACAGTTTTTGAACATTGATGGTCAAAAAGTCGTTCTTGCTAATAATGCTGACTGGTTAGATCGCCTTTCTTATCTTGAGCTATTGCAAGATGTGGGTGTTCAGTTTTCTGTAAGCCGGATGCTTTCTTTTGAAAGTGTCAAACAAAGATTAGACCGTGAGCAAGGTCTGACCTTTTTGGAGTTTAATTACTCCATTTTGCAGGCTTATGATTTTCGTGAGTTAAACCGGCGCCATAAAGCCGTCTTGCAAATGGGAGGATCTGACCAATGGGGCAATATCGTCTCAGGAATAGATCTGGCCCGTCGCACAGATAATGCAAAATTATTTGGCCTGACTACACCTTTGGTCACAACATCTTCTGGTGCCAAAATGGGTAAATCAGCCAAAGGGGCCCTTTGGGTTCGTGCTGAAAAACTACCTATTTTTGATTACTGGCAATTTTGGCGCAATACTGAAGACGCAGATGTGGGGCGTTTTCTTAAAATGTTTACTGATCTTCCTGTTGAAGAGTGCGAACGACTCGGCAGCCTTGAAGGTGCTGATATTAATGAAGCCAAAAAAATTCTCGCTACTGAAGCCACAGCCATTTGTCATGGCCGCGAAGCCGCTGATGAAGCTGCACAAGCTGCTAAAAGGATTTTCGAGCAGGGAGCACTTCAGGCAGCTTTGCCAGAAAAGCAGCTTGAAAAGTCTTTATTTTCAGAAAGTGGCCTTCCTGCCTTTCGTCTTCTGACAGAAGCAGGACTTGCTAATAGCGGTGGTGAGGCAAGGCGTTTGATTCGCGGCGGCGGTGCCCGTTTAAATGATCAGGCTATTGAAGACGAGAACCTCATCATTACCAAAGATTATTTTCAAGATAATGTGCTCAAACTTTCTTCAGGTAAGAAAAAACACATTCTCATTCGTCTTATATAA
- a CDS encoding heparinase II/III family protein produces the protein MNEVNLWRRLKVAVAHLPIHHKSSVKPSYVYRDLGQGDVEQGALLVEGRFQFDQKDYAISPQKGWHESWPAELQKVLFTFGWLRDLKALGTNEARLCARGLINAWCERPQQNDIAQDGVIMGQRLANWLAHYEFCLETAAEETQKRVLDVMLKEGRILAALLPLPPHGWEGLAALRGLLAAFMVLPEQQGFLLRFQRYLQPELERLILSDGTVTERSPEAQFQIVRELLSLVSMLNALHISTPPIVSQALEKTCSVLRALCHGDGKLALFNGSFERSASEIQTLLERAERYRVITPILPQGGFIRLTLGRSLLLVDAAVPPPYGFDYRAHAGTLSFEFSYGPQRLFVNCGSALGGGWKGALRVTAAHNALTAEGESSSEFGKDGHITRRPSHVSYAHKSTAKAHWVDLSHDGFHAPLGAVWSRSLYLGADGEDLRGQEVVEGERDLSFKIRFHIHPSVRVVQEDEDVILHAEGSIWRFRQNGGKLKVEDDLYLGQRRPEKTRQIVLLSEPGKTIDSQAKKLLRRQKIIWVLERVPD, from the coding sequence ATGAACGAAGTTAATTTATGGCGTCGGTTAAAGGTTGCTGTTGCTCATCTTCCTATCCATCATAAATCATCGGTGAAACCTAGTTATGTTTATCGAGATTTAGGGCAGGGGGATGTAGAGCAAGGCGCTTTACTGGTTGAAGGTCGTTTCCAGTTTGATCAAAAAGACTATGCCATTTCTCCGCAGAAAGGCTGGCATGAATCCTGGCCGGCTGAGCTGCAAAAGGTGCTTTTTACTTTTGGGTGGTTGCGTGACTTAAAAGCATTAGGAACAAATGAGGCACGTCTTTGCGCGCGTGGGCTCATAAATGCCTGGTGTGAGCGTCCACAACAAAATGACATCGCGCAAGACGGCGTCATTATGGGCCAAAGACTAGCAAACTGGCTCGCTCATTATGAATTTTGCCTTGAGACCGCTGCTGAAGAAACGCAAAAACGTGTTTTAGATGTCATGCTAAAAGAAGGGCGTATTTTAGCAGCTTTGTTGCCACTTCCTCCTCATGGATGGGAAGGGCTGGCGGCCTTGCGTGGTCTTTTGGCTGCTTTTATGGTTTTGCCGGAACAGCAGGGATTTTTATTACGTTTTCAGCGCTATTTACAGCCTGAATTAGAGCGCCTCATTTTATCAGATGGAACCGTCACTGAGCGTAGCCCTGAAGCTCAGTTTCAAATCGTGAGAGAGCTTTTAAGCTTGGTTTCGATGCTTAATGCGCTTCATATTTCAACACCTCCAATTGTCTCGCAAGCTCTAGAAAAAACATGCTCGGTTTTGAGGGCCCTCTGTCATGGTGATGGAAAATTAGCTCTTTTTAACGGCTCATTTGAGCGCAGTGCGTCAGAGATACAGACACTTTTAGAGAGAGCAGAGCGCTACAGGGTCATTACGCCTATTTTGCCGCAAGGTGGGTTTATAAGACTTACCTTGGGACGTTCTCTTTTGCTCGTAGATGCAGCTGTTCCCCCTCCTTATGGTTTCGATTATCGCGCTCATGCAGGAACATTATCATTTGAATTTTCCTATGGTCCTCAGCGTTTATTTGTAAATTGTGGTTCGGCTCTTGGTGGGGGGTGGAAAGGGGCATTACGTGTGACAGCGGCACATAATGCACTAACAGCCGAGGGAGAATCGTCTAGTGAGTTTGGTAAGGATGGCCACATAACCCGGCGGCCTTCTCACGTGAGTTATGCCCATAAAAGCACAGCAAAAGCTCACTGGGTTGATCTTTCCCATGACGGTTTTCATGCACCTTTAGGTGCTGTCTGGTCCAGAAGCCTTTATCTTGGCGCAGATGGTGAGGATCTTAGAGGTCAAGAGGTTGTCGAAGGGGAGCGTGATCTTTCTTTTAAAATAAGATTTCACATCCATCCCAGTGTTCGTGTTGTGCAAGAAGACGAAGATGTTATTTTACACGCTGAGGGTTCTATTTGGAGGTTTAGACAAAACGGGGGCAAATTAAAGGTAGAAGATGACCTTTATCTCGGTCAGAGACGTCCAGAAAAAACGCGCCAAATTGTTCTCTTATCCGAACCAGGCAAGACAATAGATAGTCAGGCAAAAAAACTGTTGCGCCGACAGAAAATTATTTGGGTGCTTGAGCGAGTACCTGACTGA
- the rpe gene encoding ribulose-phosphate 3-epimerase, which translates to MPIIAPSLLSADFSNLRHELKDVSSAPWLHLDVMDGHFVPNISFGMPVIKALRPHSQAKFDVHLMIEPVDPYLEATAQAGADHITVHCENNPHLYRTLQTIRSLGCKAGVAICPATPPEALSQIMDIVDIILVMSVNPGFGGQSFLESQLPKIRTLADMIKQSGRSIILGVDGGIDQNTAPRVLAAGATMLVAGSSIFGQPDRKAAIEGLVKLSHVS; encoded by the coding sequence ATGCCGATTATAGCACCTAGCCTTTTATCGGCGGATTTTTCAAATTTGCGTCATGAGCTAAAGGATGTGAGTAGCGCTCCTTGGTTGCATTTGGACGTTATGGATGGGCATTTTGTGCCTAATATATCGTTTGGAATGCCCGTTATTAAAGCGTTGCGGCCACATAGTCAGGCCAAGTTTGACGTTCATCTTATGATTGAACCAGTTGACCCATATTTAGAGGCTACAGCTCAGGCAGGGGCAGATCATATCACCGTTCACTGTGAAAATAATCCGCATCTCTACCGTACATTACAAACGATTCGTAGCCTAGGCTGCAAAGCTGGTGTTGCAATTTGTCCGGCAACTCCGCCTGAGGCTTTGTCCCAAATAATGGATATTGTCGATATTATTTTGGTTATGAGCGTTAATCCTGGATTTGGCGGGCAAAGCTTTTTGGAAAGCCAGTTACCAAAAATCCGCACATTAGCTGATATGATCAAGCAAAGTGGTCGTTCCATCATATTAGGTGTTGATGGGGGAATTGATCAAAACACAGCACCGCGCGTTTTAGCGGCGGGGGCTACCATGCTGGTGGCTGGCTCTTCTATTTTTGGACAACCAGATCGTAAAGCAGCCATTGAAGGTTTGGTAAAGCTTTCTCATGTATCATAA
- a CDS encoding glutathione S-transferase, with amino-acid sequence MGGKLLLGSRRYSSWSLRGWLAVRLAGLDVEEEVIPLKGKGQTVEIHKRSPNRLVPYLEHDGAHIWESLAIGLYCAEFCPALLPQERKARAHALSISAQMHAGFRHLRQLCPMDIGRSPAFPETLSDEEKENLKTDLTLLGDVILKALLRDGSPSYYLFGSEFGIVEAMYGPVMLRIKQYKLEPFLPSEVNKWVERGLSHPLMQEWVAKAEAEPDEWRLSYT; translated from the coding sequence ATGGGGGGCAAACTTCTTCTAGGGTCGCGCCGTTATTCCTCCTGGTCATTAAGAGGATGGCTAGCTGTTCGTTTAGCTGGTCTGGACGTTGAAGAAGAAGTGATTCCTTTAAAAGGAAAGGGACAAACGGTTGAAATCCATAAACGGTCTCCCAATCGTTTAGTGCCTTATTTAGAGCATGATGGGGCTCATATCTGGGAGAGTTTGGCTATTGGCCTCTATTGTGCCGAGTTTTGCCCTGCGCTTTTGCCTCAAGAAAGAAAGGCGCGGGCACATGCTTTAAGTATCAGTGCACAAATGCATGCCGGGTTTCGTCATTTGCGCCAATTATGTCCTATGGATATAGGACGAAGTCCCGCTTTTCCTGAGACTCTGTCCGATGAAGAAAAAGAAAACTTAAAAACTGATCTTACTCTTTTAGGTGACGTCATTCTCAAAGCCCTGCTGAGAGATGGCAGCCCTTCATATTATCTTTTTGGTTCAGAATTTGGCATCGTAGAAGCCATGTACGGCCCTGTCATGTTACGGATCAAGCAATATAAACTTGAACCCTTTCTTCCATCAGAGGTTAATAAATGGGTCGAAAGAGGGCTTTCCCACCCCCTTATGCAAGAATGGGTTGCAAAAGCAGAAGCTGAGCCAGATGAATGGCGCCTTTCTTACACATAA
- a CDS encoding ferredoxin family 2Fe-2S iron-sulfur cluster binding protein: MPHIVFVEQDGTRREVDAKLGLSVLEVAHEHDIDLEGACEGSLACATCHVIVDPVWADKLTPPTDDEEDMLDLAFGLEKTSRLGCQIVMTEELDGLVVHLPKSN; the protein is encoded by the coding sequence ATGCCTCATATAGTTTTTGTTGAACAGGATGGTACACGCCGTGAAGTTGATGCTAAATTAGGTTTGTCTGTTTTAGAAGTTGCTCATGAGCATGATATTGATCTTGAAGGCGCCTGTGAGGGGTCACTAGCATGTGCAACTTGCCATGTTATTGTAGATCCTGTCTGGGCCGATAAGCTAACACCTCCTACCGATGACGAAGAAGACATGTTGGATCTTGCTTTTGGGCTGGAAAAAACCTCTCGTCTGGGCTGTCAGATTGTAATGACTGAAGAGCTAGATGGGTTAGTCGTTCATCTGCCTAAATCTAATTAA
- a CDS encoding phosphotransferase enzyme family protein: protein MTNSLGIDDKTRARDWPYLTEKEVIPIVNAYGLSAAIDTISWHSPRPFSSAGLIKLTNGTQLFLKRQSLLIRSPQSLQQEHNFISHLVQKNFPVLQPLKNKNESTITVTKEWVYELFPPLPGRDLYRDTISWEPYHSEAQSFSAGQLLAQLHKASASYKCPPKKDCLLLSTPKPLLSSHLKTSLESWIETQPHLAAILENWPWQEELFTYLEPFHAQLRPFFSSITPLWGHGDWHGSNLAWKNDQAIMAFDFGLSDQSFAAFDIAIAIERSFIRWVDIKNPKAVSYDLLSAFLKGYTLSRPLTKDERTLIKVSLPLAHIAFALSEISYYGFFLNDQAGAEIAYKKYLIGHLKWFLAKDGQSCLSHLETILNSLPSTSISE, encoded by the coding sequence ATGACAAACTCATTAGGTATAGATGATAAGACCAGAGCAAGAGATTGGCCCTACCTTACAGAAAAAGAAGTCATACCTATAGTCAATGCTTATGGATTAAGCGCGGCTATCGACACTATAAGTTGGCACAGTCCAAGGCCTTTTTCTTCAGCAGGCTTGATCAAACTTACTAATGGCACTCAGCTTTTTCTCAAGCGGCAATCTCTTCTCATTCGTTCACCTCAGTCGCTACAGCAAGAACACAATTTTATAAGTCATCTAGTTCAGAAAAATTTTCCCGTTCTTCAGCCCTTAAAAAATAAGAATGAAAGTACGATTACCGTAACTAAAGAATGGGTTTATGAACTTTTCCCCCCGCTCCCTGGCCGGGACTTATATCGCGATACCATTTCCTGGGAGCCCTATCATTCAGAGGCTCAGTCTTTTTCTGCAGGGCAGTTATTAGCCCAGCTTCATAAAGCCAGTGCTTCTTATAAGTGTCCTCCTAAAAAAGACTGCCTTTTACTATCCACCCCTAAACCATTACTTTCATCTCACTTAAAAACGAGTTTGGAAAGCTGGATCGAAACCCAACCGCATCTTGCGGCAATATTAGAGAATTGGCCCTGGCAAGAAGAGCTCTTTACTTATTTAGAGCCTTTTCATGCCCAGTTACGCCCGTTTTTTAGTTCCATAACGCCGTTATGGGGCCATGGTGACTGGCATGGTTCAAATCTTGCTTGGAAAAATGATCAAGCCATAATGGCGTTTGACTTTGGGTTAAGTGACCAAAGCTTTGCAGCGTTTGACATAGCCATTGCAATTGAGCGCAGTTTTATTCGCTGGGTTGATATTAAAAATCCGAAAGCCGTTTCTTATGATTTGCTCTCTGCCTTTTTAAAGGGCTATACGCTTTCAAGACCCTTAACAAAAGACGAAAGAACTCTCATTAAAGTTAGCCTTCCTCTGGCACATATTGCTTTTGCTTTATCGGAGATTTCTTATTACGGCTTTTTTCTTAATGACCAGGCGGGAGCCGAAATTGCTTATAAGAAATATCTCATTGGCCATTTAAAATGGTTTTTGGCAAAAGATGGCCAATCATGCCTGTCTCACCTTGAGACAATTTTGAACTCTCTCCCCTCTACATCAATCAGTGAATAA
- a CDS encoding cysteine desulfurase family protein, with the protein MHPSIDSPIYLDANATEILRPSARQAVLEGLNMEGNPSSVHYYGRQARQALETARKNIASYFQRDRESCVFTSGATEADALALHAFGFAEKRRILVGATEHDAILQSAPGAIKLPVNSQGLLDLDVLRQYLQDGVPSLVCIMAANNETGILSPLEDAARLCRDYGARLHIDAVQIIGRLALSLTAIESASLAISGHKFGGPKGVGALILAEDIPIAPLFTGGGQERGRRGGTPALANILGMAAALKESSQQNWEPIRNLRDKLELVIQEAGGESLNAGLARLPNTLSVVLPGVSAQTQLMMLDLAGYCVSAGSACSSGKVSSSHVLQAMGLGEKAGQAIRISLPWNIQPDAIESFGKAYRDMTQRLLKG; encoded by the coding sequence ATGCATCCTTCTATAGACTCCCCTATTTACCTTGATGCCAATGCCACAGAAATACTCCGTCCTTCTGCGCGTCAGGCTGTGTTAGAGGGTCTGAATATGGAGGGGAATCCGTCTTCGGTGCATTATTACGGTCGTCAGGCACGTCAGGCACTGGAGACAGCACGCAAAAACATAGCCTCTTACTTTCAGAGAGATAGGGAGAGTTGTGTTTTCACCTCTGGAGCGACAGAGGCAGATGCACTGGCACTTCATGCTTTTGGGTTTGCTGAAAAAAGGCGTATTCTTGTTGGGGCTACGGAGCATGACGCTATTTTGCAGAGTGCCCCGGGAGCGATAAAATTACCTGTTAATTCCCAAGGTTTGCTCGATTTAGACGTATTGAGGCAATATCTTCAGGATGGCGTGCCAAGTTTGGTATGTATTATGGCCGCTAATAATGAAACTGGAATTTTATCTCCATTAGAAGATGCCGCACGCCTTTGCCGAGACTATGGGGCTCGCCTACATATTGATGCCGTACAAATAATAGGGCGTTTAGCATTGTCGCTTACAGCGATTGAAAGCGCCAGTTTAGCTATTTCTGGACATAAATTTGGTGGACCCAAAGGGGTAGGGGCACTCATCTTGGCTGAAGATATTCCTATAGCGCCTTTATTTACCGGTGGAGGCCAGGAGCGGGGCCGCAGAGGCGGAACGCCAGCCTTGGCTAATATTTTAGGCATGGCCGCAGCTTTAAAAGAATCGAGCCAACAAAATTGGGAACCCATTAGAAATTTGCGAGACAAATTAGAACTTGTTATCCAGGAAGCTGGTGGTGAGAGCCTTAATGCAGGCCTCGCACGTTTGCCAAATACATTATCTGTTGTTTTACCTGGGGTCTCTGCCCAAACACAGCTTATGATGCTTGATCTTGCAGGATATTGTGTATCGGCGGGATCTGCCTGTTCTTCGGGAAAAGTCTCATCTTCTCATGTTCTTCAAGCAATGGGATTAGGAGAGAAAGCGGGGCAGGCGATACGTATTTCATTGCCCTGGAATATACAGCCTGACGCCATTGAGTCTTTTGGAAAAGCGTATCGCGATATGACTCAGCGCCTGTTAAAGGGGTAA
- the pnuC gene encoding nicotinamide riboside transporter PnuC, whose amino-acid sequence MLEYIGVFLSATGVFFTTRRSLWNGPFAMLACLVYGWIFFNAKLYADMVLQGIFFTSTIYTWYSWIGQYKKQKREQQDTTYLVLEPLTLPALIIGMLFIIIGTNLWGWSLYKWTDDPAPFIDAGLSCSSLLAQYWTAKRYRANWLLWIVIDTLYCGLFINRALYPTSALFAGFVLLSIYGYIEWGRRAKNKI is encoded by the coding sequence ATGCTTGAATATATTGGCGTTTTTCTAAGCGCCACTGGTGTTTTCTTCACCACACGCCGTTCTTTATGGAATGGCCCTTTTGCAATGCTAGCCTGCCTTGTCTATGGCTGGATTTTTTTTAACGCCAAGCTTTATGCCGATATGGTTCTACAGGGGATTTTTTTTACCTCTACAATTTACACCTGGTACTCATGGATAGGGCAATATAAGAAGCAAAAAAGAGAGCAGCAGGACACGACATATTTAGTGCTGGAGCCACTTACACTCCCTGCTTTAATTATAGGAATGCTCTTCATCATCATAGGCACAAATTTATGGGGGTGGAGCCTTTATAAATGGACAGATGATCCTGCCCCTTTTATAGATGCTGGCTTAAGTTGTAGTAGCCTTTTGGCACAATATTGGACCGCAAAACGCTATCGTGCCAACTGGCTTTTATGGATTGTGATTGATACACTTTATTGCGGATTATTTATCAATCGCGCCCTGTATCCAACATCTGCCCTTTTTGCTGGCTTCGTCTTACTATCAATTTACGGCTATATAGAATGGGGCCGCAGAGCTAAAAATAAAATCTAA
- the mnmA gene encoding tRNA 2-thiouridine(34) synthase MnmA, translated as MRILVAMSGGVDSSVVAALLKQQGHEVIGATLQLYDYRGPVKTGACCAGRDIMDARAVADRIGFPHYVIDAENRFRDSVIENFADAYARGETPVPCVACNQGVKFTDLLGMARDLGCEAMATGHYVRRIEGAERNELHRPVDSGRDQSWFLFATTQEQLDFLRFPLGDMPNKEAVRALATELGLEIADKPDSQDICFVTKGSYVGLVEEMRPEIKGPGEIVDEKGNVLGQHEGVARYTVGQSKRLGDIHTSVGERQVVTRIDVPKRRIIVGPRSSLDVKGQQTRIILRDMNWLISPSQDGMSCGVQLRAREGLRDAHVRPLEQNRAEVILAEPALPAPGQACVFYDGSRVLGGGLLPQKECRNGGQTSSRVAPLFLLVIKRMASCSFSWSGR; from the coding sequence ATGCGTATTCTTGTGGCCATGTCCGGCGGCGTCGATAGTTCTGTTGTAGCTGCACTTTTAAAACAACAAGGCCACGAGGTTATTGGGGCAACACTTCAGCTTTATGATTATCGTGGTCCTGTAAAAACAGGCGCCTGTTGTGCAGGACGCGATATTATGGATGCACGTGCTGTCGCAGACCGTATTGGCTTTCCGCATTATGTGATTGATGCGGAGAATCGTTTTCGTGATAGTGTCATAGAGAATTTTGCCGATGCCTATGCACGAGGCGAAACGCCTGTCCCTTGCGTGGCTTGTAATCAGGGTGTGAAATTTACCGATCTTTTAGGTATGGCCAGAGATCTGGGCTGCGAAGCTATGGCTACTGGTCATTATGTAAGGCGGATAGAAGGTGCGGAGCGTAACGAACTGCACCGTCCTGTCGATTCTGGTCGGGATCAGTCCTGGTTTTTATTTGCCACGACGCAGGAGCAGTTAGACTTCTTGCGTTTCCCTTTGGGGGATATGCCTAATAAAGAAGCAGTAAGGGCACTTGCTACAGAACTTGGATTAGAAATTGCCGATAAGCCTGATAGCCAGGATATCTGCTTTGTTACAAAAGGGTCTTATGTAGGCCTCGTCGAAGAGATGCGCCCTGAAATTAAGGGTCCTGGCGAAATTGTAGATGAAAAAGGCAATGTCCTTGGCCAGCATGAAGGTGTTGCACGTTATACGGTAGGGCAAAGCAAGCGCCTTGGTGATATTCATACAAGCGTTGGTGAGCGCCAGGTCGTTACGCGTATTGATGTGCCGAAGCGTCGCATCATTGTAGGGCCACGTTCTAGTTTAGATGTTAAAGGCCAGCAAACGCGCATCATCCTGCGGGATATGAATTGGCTTATTTCTCCTTCTCAGGATGGCATGAGTTGCGGTGTGCAATTAAGAGCTAGAGAAGGGCTAAGAGATGCCCATGTGCGTCCTTTGGAGCAAAATCGGGCAGAAGTTATTTTGGCCGAGCCTGCTTTGCCAGCGCCGGGCCAGGCCTGTGTGTTTTATGACGGCTCTCGTGTTTTGGGCGGGGGTTTATTACCTCAGAAGGAATGTCGTAATGGGGGGCAAACTTCTTCTAGGGTCGCGCCGTTATTCCTCCTGGTCATTAAGAGGATGGCTAGCTGTTCGTTTAGCTGGTCTGGACGTTGA
- a CDS encoding alpha/beta hydrolase: MPEVMFAGPEGRLEGCYHHSENANAPLALVLHPHPLHGGTMNNRITYTMYRRFQEMGFSVMRFNSRGVGRSQGRYDGGIGEISDAAAALDWMQMVNPNSTELWISGYSFGAFVGMQLLMRRPEISGWISIAPPANDYDFGFLAPCPCSGLMIAGGKDTMAPEGSIRKVVEKLNTQKNVTVDYRIFDQADHIFAKQADLVADALEDHVLVRQAEFRATAQAAG; the protein is encoded by the coding sequence ATGCCTGAAGTGATGTTTGCTGGCCCAGAAGGGCGGCTCGAGGGATGTTACCACCATTCTGAAAATGCCAATGCACCATTGGCCCTAGTTCTTCATCCGCACCCCCTGCACGGGGGAACAATGAATAACCGCATCACCTACACGATGTACCGCCGATTCCAGGAAATGGGCTTTTCAGTCATGCGGTTCAATTCCCGCGGCGTAGGTCGGTCTCAGGGCCGTTATGATGGCGGTATTGGAGAAATTTCCGACGCAGCCGCTGCCCTCGACTGGATGCAAATGGTAAATCCAAACTCTACTGAGCTTTGGATTAGTGGTTATTCTTTTGGTGCTTTTGTAGGTATGCAACTTCTAATGCGCCGGCCAGAAATTAGCGGGTGGATCAGCATTGCCCCCCCAGCAAATGACTATGACTTTGGTTTCCTGGCACCATGCCCGTGTAGCGGCTTAATGATTGCTGGCGGCAAGGATACCATGGCGCCAGAAGGCAGTATTCGTAAGGTTGTTGAAAAACTCAATACACAAAAGAATGTCACTGTCGATTATCGTATTTTTGACCAGGCCGATCATATTTTTGCCAAACAGGCTGATCTGGTTGCAGATGCTCTTGAAGATCACGTGCTTGTCCGTCAGGCTGAGTTCCGCGCGACCGCACAGGCAGCAGGTTAA